A stretch of Blautia liquoris DNA encodes these proteins:
- the rhaB gene encoding rhamnulokinase → MARYYLAIDIGASSGRHILGHMEQEKMVIEEVHRFENGLTDKDGTLCWDFNHLFEEILAGMRKCKEQGKIPVSVGIDTWGVDFVLLDKNNQILGNTVGYRDHRTDGMDEEVYKIISEKVLYRRTGIQKQIYNTIYQLMAIKRQQPEDLKHACRMLLVPDFLHSLLCGVYATEYTEATTTGLVSPETKDWDYELIKSLGYPGKIFQNIVKPGTDLGDLSDEIREQVGYPCKVVLPATHDTGSAVLAVPSNDEGVLYISSGTWSLMGVERDEADCSEKSRRHNFTNEGGYNYRFRYLKNIMGLWMIQSVMKEFEKKYSYAKICEAASHEDIKSLVDCNDNCFLSPQSMTKEVKEYCRKTGQQVPETDSQIACVIYNSLAVCYKDTVKELEESTNLKFSRIHVMGGGSNAEYLNELTAKYTGLPVYAGPSEATATGNLLAQMMQGKEFDSISEARNCVHKSFPIKIYQP, encoded by the coding sequence ATGGCACGTTATTATTTAGCTATTGATATAGGTGCTTCCAGTGGACGCCACATTCTGGGTCATATGGAACAGGAAAAGATGGTAATCGAGGAAGTTCATCGATTTGAGAATGGACTGACAGATAAAGATGGAACTCTCTGCTGGGATTTCAATCATCTGTTTGAAGAAATCCTTGCAGGAATGCGCAAATGCAAGGAGCAGGGAAAGATACCGGTGAGTGTCGGCATAGATACCTGGGGTGTGGACTTTGTACTGCTCGATAAAAATAATCAGATTCTGGGAAATACCGTGGGTTACAGAGATCACCGCACCGATGGAATGGATGAAGAAGTCTATAAGATTATCTCAGAGAAAGTACTATATAGACGGACGGGAATTCAAAAGCAGATCTATAACACAATTTATCAGCTGATGGCGATCAAGAGACAACAGCCTGAAGATCTGAAACATGCATGCAGAATGCTGCTTGTACCGGACTTTCTTCACAGTCTGCTGTGTGGGGTGTATGCAACGGAATATACGGAGGCTACCACCACTGGGCTGGTCAGCCCTGAGACGAAGGACTGGGACTATGAATTGATCAAAAGTCTGGGTTATCCAGGAAAAATTTTCCAAAATATTGTAAAGCCAGGAACGGATCTCGGAGACCTGAGCGATGAAATCAGGGAGCAAGTCGGATATCCGTGTAAAGTCGTTCTTCCGGCCACACATGATACGGGATCTGCAGTTCTGGCAGTGCCTTCGAACGACGAGGGGGTTCTTTATATCAGTTCGGGAACATGGTCACTGATGGGTGTGGAGAGAGACGAAGCAGACTGCTCCGAAAAAAGCCGCCGCCATAATTTTACAAATGAAGGTGGTTATAATTATCGTTTCCGGTATCTGAAGAATATCATGGGACTTTGGATGATTCAGTCCGTGATGAAGGAATTTGAAAAAAAATACAGCTATGCAAAGATCTGTGAGGCAGCATCACATGAAGACATAAAGTCTCTGGTAGACTGCAATGATAACTGTTTCCTCTCACCGCAGAGCATGACAAAAGAAGTAAAAGAGTATTGCCGTAAGACCGGTCAGCAGGTTCCGGAAACCGATTCCCAGATTGCCTGCGTCATCTATAACAGCCTGGCGGTCTGCTACAAGGATACAGTGAAGGAACTTGAAGAGTCTACGAACTTAAAGTTTTCCCGGATCCATGTGATGGGAGGCGGGTCCAATGCCGAATATTTAAACGAACTGACTGCAAAATACACGGGACTGCCCGTATATGCCGGTCCGTCGGAAGCAACAGCGACAGGAAATTTACTCGCACAGATGATGCAGGGAAAAGAATTTGACAGTATCAGTGAGGCCAGAAACTGCGTGCACAAATCATTTCCAATTAAAATTTATCAACCGTAA
- a CDS encoding GH36-type glycosyl hydrolase domain-containing protein, translated as MGYHFIDEDGSFVLEEPDNSSYLYLPLVNPAGVMSSITPDGHGDNKLSQDEFLLPPVSACDLHGQAPSRNFWCYIRGYGPWSVYGQSAAQESRRYTDHAEPVSMTAGPFWQKIMRTCPETGLKAEVLSFCPVTDTKAELMKITLINEGDKPISLVPLTAILLFGRGADHIRDHRHVTSLLQRFRITEDGIVLTPSMTFDERGHQVNRESYGVFARQDANRHPDAAIPLVDDFIGEGGSLLWPQAVVHMKQNDLWKSAGDHAEGKEGIAALRFAEITLQPHKSTSFQIVMSYNDDGKEYLNRERMDEAFLQMKEYWSMQKSILFKTGDSNFDFWMQWVTMQPQLRRIYGCSFLPYHDYGRGGRGWRDLWQDCLALILNDPEQVRGDLLSFFAGVRIDGSNATIIGSRPGEFKADRNEIVRVWMDHGYWPYATIQLYLDASGDYDFLFEKNTYFSDSQLQRGELISKKQNLTPDHQLMTKNGKPYEGTVLEHLLVQQLTQFYDVGDHNHMRLRGADWNDALDMAADKGESVAFTAAYAANIGDMAKLLRHMKEHKKTDKVWLAEEILLLLEVKAKQYESSDEKQQILKEYCEKTGSGVSGKRKAYPVEKLASQLDWMSAWIQNHIRMTETVEDGEGSLWFNGYYDNHGDPVEKSQDGVRMMLTGQVFAILSGTATDEQVARIARAADRYLYDQKVGGYRLNTDFHETKMDLGRMFGFAYGNKENGAVFCHMAVMYAYALYERRFAKEGFKVMKSLYEQSADFDSSRIYPGIPEYFDPDGRGMYTYLTGAASWMVLTVMSQMYGVRGYKGNLQLLPQLLAEQFDRDGCASVTFHFAGRKLNVVYINRNHLEVGDYEVEEILLDKTKLSFDFKKPEIKRELIKDLSKDEIHKIRVILQ; from the coding sequence TTGGGCTATCATTTTATTGATGAGGATGGTTCCTTTGTACTTGAGGAGCCGGATAATAGTAGTTACCTTTATCTGCCGCTTGTGAATCCCGCAGGTGTTATGAGCAGCATTACTCCGGATGGGCATGGTGATAACAAACTGTCGCAGGATGAGTTCCTTCTTCCGCCTGTCAGTGCGTGTGATCTTCATGGTCAGGCACCTTCCCGGAATTTTTGGTGTTACATCAGGGGATATGGCCCCTGGTCGGTTTATGGACAGTCAGCTGCCCAGGAGAGCAGGCGATACACGGATCACGCTGAACCGGTGTCTATGACGGCCGGTCCTTTCTGGCAGAAAATAATGCGAACCTGTCCCGAGACGGGACTCAAAGCAGAAGTTCTTTCTTTTTGTCCGGTGACGGATACGAAAGCGGAACTTATGAAGATTACGCTTATTAACGAAGGAGATAAACCGATCAGTCTTGTGCCTTTGACAGCAATTTTACTTTTTGGAAGAGGTGCAGACCATATTCGAGACCACCGGCATGTGACCTCGCTTTTACAGAGGTTTAGAATCACAGAAGATGGAATAGTGCTGACGCCATCGATGACTTTTGATGAGCGTGGCCATCAGGTCAACAGGGAGTCCTACGGTGTATTTGCCAGACAAGATGCCAACAGACATCCAGATGCCGCCATACCGCTGGTGGATGATTTTATCGGAGAGGGAGGAAGTTTGTTATGGCCCCAGGCAGTCGTTCATATGAAACAGAATGATCTCTGGAAGAGTGCAGGCGATCACGCCGAGGGAAAAGAGGGAATTGCAGCACTTCGCTTTGCTGAGATTACGCTGCAGCCCCATAAGAGTACGAGTTTTCAGATTGTGATGAGCTACAATGACGACGGAAAAGAATATCTAAATCGTGAGCGCATGGATGAGGCATTCTTGCAGATGAAAGAGTACTGGAGCATGCAAAAATCAATCCTGTTCAAGACAGGAGATTCAAACTTTGATTTCTGGATGCAGTGGGTGACGATGCAGCCGCAGCTTCGTAGAATCTATGGATGCTCATTTTTACCATATCATGATTATGGCCGAGGCGGAAGAGGCTGGAGAGATCTCTGGCAGGACTGTCTGGCACTGATTTTGAATGATCCGGAACAAGTAAGAGGAGATCTGCTAAGCTTTTTTGCAGGTGTCCGAATAGATGGAAGCAATGCGACGATTATCGGTTCAAGGCCCGGAGAGTTCAAGGCAGACAGAAATGAGATTGTAAGAGTCTGGATGGATCACGGATATTGGCCGTATGCGACCATACAGCTGTATTTGGATGCATCAGGGGACTATGATTTTCTCTTTGAAAAGAATACGTATTTTAGCGATTCTCAGCTGCAGCGTGGGGAGCTTATATCTAAAAAGCAAAATCTCACACCGGATCATCAGCTTATGACAAAGAATGGGAAACCTTACGAAGGTACAGTTCTGGAACATTTACTGGTTCAGCAGCTGACTCAGTTTTATGATGTAGGTGATCATAATCATATGCGCCTTCGTGGAGCTGACTGGAATGATGCGCTCGACATGGCAGCCGATAAAGGCGAAAGTGTTGCATTTACAGCTGCTTATGCCGCAAATATAGGAGACATGGCAAAGCTCTTAAGACATATGAAGGAGCATAAGAAGACAGACAAAGTATGGCTGGCCGAGGAGATTCTGCTTTTACTTGAGGTAAAAGCAAAGCAGTATGAGTCTTCTGATGAAAAGCAGCAGATACTAAAGGAGTATTGCGAGAAAACCGGCAGTGGCGTCAGTGGAAAAAGAAAAGCTTATCCGGTAGAAAAGCTTGCAAGCCAACTTGATTGGATGAGTGCATGGATTCAAAATCATATCCGGATGACGGAAACGGTGGAAGATGGCGAGGGTAGTCTGTGGTTTAACGGATACTATGACAATCATGGAGACCCAGTGGAGAAGTCTCAAGACGGTGTTCGAATGATGCTCACAGGCCAGGTCTTTGCAATTCTGTCCGGCACGGCAACGGATGAGCAGGTGGCAAGAATCGCGCGTGCAGCCGATCGCTATCTGTATGATCAAAAAGTCGGTGGATACCGTCTGAATACAGATTTTCACGAGACGAAGATGGATCTGGGAAGAATGTTCGGATTCGCCTATGGAAATAAAGAAAATGGAGCTGTTTTCTGCCATATGGCGGTGATGTATGCCTATGCGTTATATGAGAGAAGGTTTGCAAAGGAAGGCTTCAAAGTGATGAAAAGCCTATATGAGCAGTCTGCAGATTTTGACTCCAGCAGAATCTACCCAGGAATACCAGAATATTTCGATCCCGATGGGAGAGGAATGTATACCTATCTGACGGGTGCTGCAAGCTGGATGGTGCTGACTGTGATGTCCCAGATGTATGGTGTTCGCGGATACAAAGGAAATCTACAGCTTCTTCCACAGCTCCTGGCAGAGCAGTTTGACAGAGATGGATGTGCTTCGGTCACCTTTCACTTTGCAGGACGAAAATTGAATGTGGTGTATATCAACAGGAATCATCTGGAAGTCGGCGACTATGAAGTCGAGGAGATCCTTCTTGACAAGACAAAGCTCTCTTTTGATTTCAAAAAACCGGAGATTAAAAGGGAACTGATAAAAGATCTTTCAAAGGATGAGATTCATAAGATAAGGGTAATTCTGCAATAA
- a CDS encoding AraC family transcriptional regulator, translated as MDQKLLDHLKQITDEEQAILDGKHTIDPTLYNLENSMTIDSKKLLEHGKLIQIRPHTRFVHFPKHNHNYVEVIYMCSGHTVHIINDVRINLRAGELLFLNQNAIQEIYPAGYDDVAVNFIILPEFFDTPLMMLGSEDSMLRTFLIDCLKKGNQNISYLHFKVADILPIQNLVENLIWTLQYGLPNKRSVNQTTMGLLFLHLTNHIDKIELGRDHLEQGLMFSVFQYIEENYRDGSLSALSEKLGYDLSWMSRMIKKQTKKNYKELLQEKRLKQAAYLLSETSLSITDISLHVGYNNFSYFYRIFKNKFGVSPNQYRNS; from the coding sequence ATGGATCAGAAACTTTTAGATCATTTAAAACAAATTACCGATGAAGAACAGGCAATCTTAGATGGCAAACACACCATCGATCCTACACTTTATAATCTGGAGAATTCCATGACAATTGACAGCAAAAAACTTCTGGAACACGGAAAACTGATTCAGATACGTCCTCACACACGATTTGTGCATTTTCCAAAGCATAATCATAACTATGTAGAAGTGATCTACATGTGTTCTGGTCACACAGTACATATCATCAACGATGTTAGGATCAACCTGAGGGCCGGAGAATTGCTCTTTCTCAACCAAAATGCCATCCAGGAAATATATCCGGCCGGGTATGATGATGTTGCCGTCAATTTCATCATCCTGCCGGAATTCTTCGACACTCCGCTCATGATGCTTGGATCTGAAGACAGTATGCTTAGAACATTTCTGATTGATTGCCTGAAAAAAGGAAATCAGAACATCAGCTACCTTCATTTTAAGGTCGCCGACATTCTGCCTATTCAAAATCTCGTAGAAAATCTGATCTGGACGCTGCAGTATGGACTCCCAAATAAACGTAGTGTCAATCAGACAACAATGGGACTGCTTTTTCTCCATCTAACCAACCATATTGACAAGATAGAGCTTGGCAGAGATCATCTGGAGCAGGGGTTGATGTTCTCAGTATTTCAGTACATCGAAGAAAATTACAGGGATGGGAGTCTTTCTGCACTTTCTGAAAAACTGGGATATGATCTCAGTTGGATGAGCCGAATGATCAAAAAGCAGACCAAAAAAAACTATAAAGAACTGTTACAAGAAAAACGCTTAAAACAGGCTGCATATCTTCTGTCCGAGACATCCCTCTCCATCACAGACATCAGTCTGCATGTGGGATACAACAATTTCAGTTATTTCTACCGGATTTTTAAAAATAAATTTGGTGTTTCTCCAAATCAATATCGAAACAGTTGA
- a CDS encoding ABC transporter ATP-binding protein: MNKNPIGTYIRQYWRHYLIAMLALFGAIALDLCAPIVTKHIIDDVIVNGRTELLMRYLLAFLGIGAGKAVFQYTKEYLFDVSSVGIASKMRRNLFTHVQKLSMGYFDKTNTGEILARMKDDVDRVWDALGFVGMLIIEGVVNVVSILVCMIRLSPYLTLVPLAIMPFVGYVAIKLENKLGKVYDEISEQNATLNTVAQENLSGVRTVKAFAREDFEIQKFENHNKRFYDLNMEQARTLIKYDPNITLLTRVMLVLVLLCGGFLVISGSMTIGALGAFMEYANNILWPIENIGWLSNALASAIASNRKINRILQEVPKISGPENPVTIDKIQGRIEFQNVCFSMHGAEILADISFALDKGKTLGIMGMTGSGKSTIVNLIERFYDVDEGKILIDGVDIRKLPLETVRKSSSVVMQDVFLFSDSIEENVRLGSRGIMDFETVREAAREADASEFIERMTDQYDTVVGERGVGLSGGQKQRLSIARALAKPSLLLIFDDSTSALDMETEYQIQQELSAQEGRSKIIIAHRISAVKNADEILVLDHGRIAERGTHEQLMQEKGFYYSTYEAQYGDYHKAINYIENHQIPQNKKGAKQAVWQ; the protein is encoded by the coding sequence GTGAATAAAAATCCAATCGGAACATACATAAGACAGTACTGGCGTCATTATCTGATCGCCATGCTTGCCCTGTTTGGGGCGATTGCACTGGATCTATGTGCACCTATTGTGACAAAACATATCATCGATGATGTGATTGTGAATGGCAGAACAGAACTATTGATGCGGTATCTACTGGCGTTTTTGGGAATCGGAGCCGGAAAGGCTGTGTTTCAGTATACAAAAGAATATCTTTTTGACGTCAGCAGTGTCGGCATTGCCTCAAAGATGAGAAGAAATCTGTTTACCCATGTACAGAAACTTTCCATGGGATATTTTGACAAGACAAATACCGGCGAGATACTGGCCCGCATGAAAGACGACGTAGACAGGGTATGGGATGCACTGGGATTTGTTGGGATGCTGATTATAGAAGGCGTTGTCAATGTGGTGAGCATCCTGGTATGTATGATTCGCCTGAGTCCTTATCTGACTCTGGTGCCTCTGGCAATTATGCCTTTTGTGGGCTATGTGGCTATCAAGTTGGAGAATAAACTCGGCAAAGTCTACGACGAAATCAGTGAGCAGAACGCAACGCTGAATACAGTGGCACAGGAGAATCTGTCAGGAGTACGCACGGTGAAGGCATTTGCACGGGAGGACTTTGAGATTCAGAAATTTGAGAATCACAACAAACGATTCTATGACTTAAATATGGAACAGGCCCGGACACTGATCAAATATGATCCGAACATCACACTGCTCACAAGAGTCATGTTGGTGTTGGTGCTTTTATGCGGTGGGTTTCTTGTGATTTCCGGCTCTATGACAATCGGTGCACTGGGGGCATTTATGGAGTATGCGAATAACATTCTCTGGCCGATTGAAAACATCGGCTGGCTGAGCAACGCTCTAGCCTCAGCGATTGCATCCAACAGGAAAATCAATAGAATTCTGCAGGAAGTTCCGAAGATTTCGGGGCCGGAGAACCCTGTGACAATTGATAAGATTCAGGGCAGGATCGAATTTCAAAATGTCTGCTTTTCCATGCACGGAGCCGAGATTCTAGCTGACATCAGTTTTGCTCTTGACAAAGGAAAGACTTTGGGAATCATGGGGATGACCGGATCAGGAAAGAGCACCATCGTCAATCTGATCGAACGTTTTTACGATGTAGATGAGGGGAAAATTCTCATAGACGGGGTAGATATCCGCAAGCTGCCACTGGAAACGGTTCGAAAAAGCAGCTCGGTGGTGATGCAGGATGTTTTTTTGTTTTCGGATTCCATTGAGGAAAATGTGAGACTGGGAAGTCGTGGAATTATGGATTTTGAGACTGTACGGGAAGCCGCCAGGGAAGCGGATGCCAGTGAGTTCATCGAGCGAATGACAGATCAGTATGATACTGTCGTGGGAGAACGCGGTGTGGGACTGTCCGGAGGACAAAAGCAGAGACTCAGTATTGCAAGGGCACTGGCGAAACCCTCGCTGCTTCTGATCTTTGATGATTCTACGTCAGCACTCGACATGGAGACAGAATACCAGATTCAGCAGGAACTGTCCGCACAGGAGGGAAGAAGTAAAATTATTATTGCACATCGAATATCAGCCGTAAAGAATGCTGATGAGATCCTTGTGTTAGACCACGGAAGGATTGCCGAGCGAGGGACGCATGAGCAGCTGATGCAGGAAAAAGGGTTCTATTACTCCACCTATGAGGCGCAGTATGGGGATTATCACAAGGCAATTAATTATATAGAGAATCATCAGATTCCACAGAATAAGAAGGGGGCGAAACAGGCAGTATGGCAGTAA
- a CDS encoding ABC transporter ATP-binding protein yields MAVNSSMEDEYQREVLKKNTLLRLLKYLLVYKKQIIIVLAVMLVTIAVSIVNPLLIERAINIEIPNKDVKGLLTLSILAIVLNILCVIGIKIRMFMMARISNHVLLDIRNELYEHIQTLSFSFFDSRPTGKILARIIGDVNSLKDVLSDSVTKLIPDFLTVIAVIAIMVVKNWKLAMAALILLPFLIAGMCLVQNLSHRRWQIFRKKNSNITAFIHENFQGIRVVQSFTAEEESLGEFDSLLEQHRKSFCDAVRLADGYGALIELTWGIGSFLLYFIGIRILGVGNVGVGTFVAFSSYLSMFWGPIRNLSNFYNKLVTNLSAAERIFDILDTEPEVADREPVKSLPPIEGRVRFDHVSFSYSDEPDTMVLNDVSFDIAPGETIALVGPTGAGKTTIVNLISRFYNITKGRVLVDDMSVEDVSINSLRKQMGVMTQDNYLFSGTIKENIRYGRLDATDEEIVAAARAVNAHAFIMEMEDGYDTQISERGVRLSIGQRQLLAFARTMVSDPRILILDEATSSIDTHTEILVQQGIESLLAGRTSFVIAHRLSTIKNADRIFVIDDGRIVEAGNHGELMEKKGAYYQLYEAQFKNIA; encoded by the coding sequence ATGGCAGTAAATTCATCCATGGAAGACGAGTATCAAAGAGAAGTACTGAAAAAGAATACGTTGTTGCGCTTATTAAAGTATTTGCTGGTTTATAAAAAGCAGATTATCATTGTGCTGGCAGTCATGTTGGTAACAATTGCAGTTTCAATTGTAAACCCGCTGCTGATTGAGAGGGCAATTAATATAGAGATTCCCAATAAAGATGTAAAGGGACTTTTAACTTTGAGCATTCTGGCGATTGTCTTGAATATTCTATGTGTGATTGGAATCAAGATCCGTATGTTTATGATGGCACGTATCTCGAATCACGTGTTGCTGGATATTAGAAATGAGCTCTACGAACATATTCAGACCTTAAGCTTCAGCTTTTTTGACAGCAGGCCGACTGGAAAAATATTGGCCAGAATCATCGGTGATGTAAATTCACTGAAAGATGTACTCTCTGACAGCGTGACAAAATTAATTCCGGACTTTCTCACTGTGATCGCTGTAATTGCGATCATGGTTGTAAAAAACTGGAAATTGGCAATGGCTGCCTTAATTCTTCTGCCGTTCTTGATTGCAGGAATGTGTCTGGTGCAGAACCTATCCCACAGGAGATGGCAGATATTCAGAAAGAAAAATTCGAACATCACGGCATTCATTCACGAAAACTTTCAGGGAATCCGCGTGGTGCAAAGTTTTACGGCGGAGGAGGAGTCACTTGGAGAATTTGACTCCCTGTTAGAACAGCACAGAAAGTCGTTCTGTGATGCGGTGCGTCTGGCGGACGGATACGGTGCACTGATTGAACTGACTTGGGGAATCGGAAGCTTTCTGCTGTATTTTATCGGAATTCGTATCCTCGGAGTGGGAAATGTGGGGGTTGGCACATTCGTCGCGTTTTCTTCGTATCTGTCCATGTTCTGGGGACCGATTCGAAACCTGTCGAATTTTTATAATAAATTGGTGACAAACCTTTCGGCGGCGGAGAGAATTTTCGATATTCTCGATACCGAACCGGAAGTCGCTGACAGGGAACCTGTGAAGAGTCTTCCGCCGATTGAGGGGAGAGTACGCTTTGATCATGTGTCCTTTTCCTATTCCGATGAGCCGGATACAATGGTGTTAAACGATGTGAGTTTCGATATAGCGCCGGGGGAGACGATTGCACTGGTAGGACCTACGGGAGCCGGAAAGACAACAATAGTAAACCTGATCAGCCGATTTTATAATATCACAAAAGGAAGGGTTCTTGTGGACGATATGAGTGTGGAAGATGTATCGATAAACTCGCTGCGAAAACAGATGGGAGTTATGACCCAGGACAACTATCTGTTCTCAGGAACAATTAAAGAGAATATCCGCTATGGGCGGCTGGATGCCACAGATGAAGAGATTGTCGCAGCGGCAAGGGCTGTAAACGCACATGCGTTTATCATGGAGATGGAAGACGGCTATGACACGCAGATCAGTGAACGCGGGGTCAGGCTTTCGATCGGACAACGCCAGCTGCTCGCATTTGCAAGGACGATGGTTTCCGATCCACGAATCCTGATCCTTGATGAGGCGACTTCAAGCATCGATACTCATACGGAGATTTTGGTGCAGCAGGGAATTGAATCACTGCTCGCGGGACGGACATCATTCGTGATCGCACACCGTTTGTCTACGATAAAAAATGCAGACCGAATCTTTGTGATTGATGACGGAAGAATCGTCGAGGCAGGCAATCACGGGGAACTGATGGAGAAGAAAGGCGCTTACTATCAGCTGTACGAGGCACAATTCAAAAACATCGCATGA
- the rhaD gene encoding rhamnulose-1-phosphate aldolase yields the protein MKVLDANFVKSFIRMANDGWEQGWHERNGGNLSYRIKPDEIESVKEELDESGEWKEIGTSVPGLLGEYFMVTGSGKYFRNVILDPEDSCCIIRVDETGENYQVQWGLIHGGRPTSELPSHLMNHEVKKRITSGKYRVIYHAHTPNVIALTFVLPLKDEVFTRELWEMATECPVVFPDGIGVVPWMVPGGRDIAVATSKLMEDYDVAVWAHHGMFCSGEDFDLTFGLMHTVEKSAEILVKTLSMAQTKRQTITPQNFRDLAKDFKVKLPEKFLYEQKSKFVQDFYKKRKNLLTNNR from the coding sequence ATGAAAGTATTAGATGCAAATTTTGTAAAGAGTTTTATCCGAATGGCCAATGATGGCTGGGAGCAGGGCTGGCATGAGAGAAACGGCGGTAATTTAAGCTACCGTATAAAACCGGATGAAATTGAATCTGTCAAAGAAGAACTCGACGAATCCGGAGAATGGAAAGAGATCGGAACTTCCGTGCCCGGCCTTTTGGGAGAATATTTTATGGTGACCGGAAGCGGGAAATATTTCCGCAACGTCATCCTGGATCCGGAGGATAGCTGCTGCATTATCCGGGTAGATGAGACAGGAGAGAACTATCAGGTACAGTGGGGTTTAATCCATGGAGGGAGACCGACGAGTGAACTTCCGTCACACCTGATGAATCACGAGGTGAAAAAGAGAATTACATCTGGAAAGTACAGGGTGATCTATCATGCACACACCCCTAATGTAATCGCACTTACCTTTGTCCTTCCTCTGAAGGATGAGGTGTTTACCAGAGAACTTTGGGAGATGGCTACGGAATGCCCGGTTGTATTTCCAGACGGTATCGGTGTTGTTCCTTGGATGGTTCCAGGTGGGAGAGATATTGCGGTGGCCACCAGCAAGCTGATGGAAGATTACGACGTTGCAGTGTGGGCACATCATGGAATGTTCTGCTCCGGAGAAGATTTTGATCTCACCTTCGGACTGATGCATACCGTGGAGAAGTCTGCGGAAATATTGGTGAAAACCCTGTCTATGGCCCAGACAAAGAGACAGACAATCACACCACAAAACTTCAGAGATCTCGCAAAAGACTTTAAAGTAAAACTTCCGGAAAAGTTTCTATATGAACAAAAAAGTAAATTTGTTCAAGATTTTTACAAAAAAAGAAAAAACTTGTTGACAAATAACAGGTAG
- a CDS encoding L-rhamnose isomerase — protein MTVKENYQAAKEQYKAIGVDTDQAIRTLKNIRVSMHCWQGDDVMGFDQDGPLSGGIQTTGNYPGRARTPEELMADIDQTLKLVPGSKKLNLHASYAIFDEGEFCDRDVIEPKHFKKWVEYAKERNLGIDFNPTFFSHPKAEQFTLTSTDEDIRQFWIRHGQACIRISQYFAEETGQPCVMNIWIPDGLKDVPADRMGPRARFKDSLDQILSIPYDTTKVYVTLESKVFGIGMESYTAGSAEFTMNYAAKNGILPLMDNGHYHPTEVVSDKISSMLLFHDKIALHVTRPVRWDSDHVVLFDDETKEIAKEIVRNNAIDRVFIGLDFFDASINRIAAWTVGMRNMQKALMYALLSPNEHLKGLQDSGNMTELMMQQEEMKTYPLGAVWDYYCEQEGVPVREDWFNEVQKYEKDVLSRR, from the coding sequence ATGACAGTAAAAGAAAACTATCAGGCGGCAAAAGAGCAGTACAAGGCGATTGGCGTGGATACCGATCAGGCGATTCGGACTTTGAAAAACATCAGAGTCTCTATGCACTGCTGGCAAGGTGATGATGTGATGGGATTCGATCAGGACGGACCTTTAAGCGGCGGAATTCAGACAACCGGGAATTATCCGGGAAGAGCAAGAACACCCGAAGAACTTATGGCTGATATTGATCAGACATTAAAACTCGTACCGGGCAGTAAGAAACTAAATCTTCATGCCAGCTATGCAATCTTTGACGAAGGTGAATTCTGTGACCGCGATGTCATAGAACCGAAACATTTTAAAAAATGGGTAGAGTATGCAAAGGAAAGAAACCTTGGAATTGATTTCAACCCTACTTTTTTTTCACATCCGAAGGCCGAGCAGTTTACATTGACCAGCACGGATGAGGATATCAGACAATTCTGGATCCGTCATGGTCAGGCTTGCATTCGTATTTCCCAGTATTTTGCAGAAGAGACAGGACAGCCCTGCGTGATGAATATCTGGATTCCCGATGGCTTGAAAGACGTGCCGGCGGATCGGATGGGTCCCAGAGCTAGATTTAAAGATTCCTTGGATCAGATTTTATCAATTCCTTATGATACGACTAAAGTATATGTGACATTGGAATCCAAGGTGTTTGGTATTGGAATGGAATCCTACACAGCCGGATCTGCTGAATTTACTATGAATTATGCGGCAAAGAACGGAATTCTTCCGCTGATGGACAACGGACACTATCATCCGACAGAGGTGGTATCCGACAAGATTTCATCTATGCTGCTGTTCCATGACAAGATTGCACTTCATGTGACAAGACCAGTTCGCTGGGATAGTGACCATGTAGTTTTGTTTGACGATGAGACAAAGGAGATTGCAAAAGAAATTGTCAGAAATAATGCCATTGACCGTGTGTTTATCGGCCTTGATTTCTTTGATGCGAGTATCAACCGTATCGCTGCTTGGACAGTTGGCATGAGAAACATGCAGAAAGCTTTGATGTATGCACTCTTAAGTCCGAATGAGCATCTGAAAGGGCTTCAGGATTCAGGAAACATGACGGAACTGATGATGCAGCAGGAAGAGATGAAGACTTATCCGCTGGGGGCAGTCTGGGATTATTACTGCGAGCAGGAAGGCGTTCCGGTTCGAGAAGACTGGTTTAACGAAGTACAAAAATACGAAAAAGATGTTTTGAGCAGACGATAA